From Bacteroidetes bacterium GWF2_43_63, the proteins below share one genomic window:
- a CDS encoding Holliday junction DNA helicase RuvA: MGRIMAIDYGSKRCGIAVTDELRLIASPLETVPATGLLEFLKKYCAQNKVDILVFGKPTDMSGKPSDSEKQITPFINQLKKAMPDMQIDRWDERFTSKMALQAMIDAGSKKSDRREKGNIDKVSAAIILQDYLTYKKL, from the coding sequence ATGGGAAGAATAATGGCCATCGATTACGGTTCGAAACGCTGTGGTATCGCAGTGACGGATGAATTACGCCTGATCGCGTCGCCACTCGAAACGGTTCCAGCAACGGGTTTGCTTGAGTTTCTGAAAAAGTATTGCGCACAAAACAAAGTCGACATTCTTGTTTTCGGAAAGCCAACCGATATGTCGGGAAAGCCGTCGGACAGCGAAAAGCAGATCACTCCATTTATTAATCAGCTCAAAAAGGCTATGCCCGACATGCAGATTGATCGCTGGGATGAACGTTTTACGAGCAAAATGGCGTTGCAGGCTATGATTGATGCCGGCTCGAAAAAATCGGACCGCCGCGAGAAAGGAAATATCGATAAAGTGAGCGCTGCTATTATTCTTCAGGATTATCTGACCTATAAAAAACTGTAG
- a CDS encoding peptide deformylase: MLLPIVAYGHPTLRKRSEDITPDYPDLEKFMADLTETMYVADGVGLAAPQVNRNIRMFVVDCNPFKEKYPEASGVKGIFINPVMLDETGESWFYNEGCLSVPGIHEDVSRKKTIKIRYLDEKWVEHTKTYTGIVARVIQHEYDHLEGKVFTDHLSPMRKLLLKGKLNDISCGNVDVDYKMIFPAKTKKR, from the coding sequence ATGTTGTTGCCGATTGTTGCATACGGACACCCGACGCTGCGGAAGCGTTCCGAAGATATCACCCCGGATTACCCCGATCTGGAAAAATTCATGGCAGATCTTACTGAGACCATGTATGTTGCCGATGGAGTTGGTCTGGCCGCTCCACAGGTGAATCGAAATATCCGGATGTTTGTTGTCGATTGCAATCCTTTTAAAGAAAAATATCCTGAAGCTTCAGGCGTGAAGGGCATTTTTATCAACCCTGTGATGCTCGATGAAACGGGCGAAAGCTGGTTCTACAATGAGGGTTGTTTGAGTGTCCCTGGCATTCATGAAGATGTCTCAAGAAAAAAAACGATTAAGATCAGGTATCTGGACGAAAAATGGGTGGAACATACAAAGACCTACACAGGCATCGTTGCTCGCGTCATTCAGCACGAATACGACCATTTGGAAGGGAAAGTATTCACCGATCATTTGTCGCCCATGCGTAAGTTATTATTGAAAGGGAAACTCAACGATATCTCTTGTGGAAATGTTGATGTTGATTACAAAATGATTTTTCCGGCTAAAACAAAGAAACGATAA
- a CDS encoding 50S ribosomal protein L28 encodes MSRVCQLTGKSRMSGNHVSHSNIKTKRRFYPNLQTKRFFLPEENQWITLKLSTSALRTIDKKGITAVMKELIANGYIK; translated from the coding sequence ATGTCACGTGTATGCCAATTAACAGGAAAATCGAGAATGTCGGGAAACCATGTTTCTCACTCCAATATTAAAACCAAACGTAGATTCTATCCTAATCTGCAGACTAAGAGATTTTTTCTTCCGGAAGAAAATCAGTGGATTACGTTGAAGCTTTCTACCTCAGCATTGCGTACAATCGACAAAAAAGGTATTACCGCTGTGATGAAAGAACTCATTGCAAACGGATATATCAAATAA
- a CDS encoding diacylglycerol kinase gives MEEKRFSIAKRIKSFVFAFNGLRILFKEEHNSRIHLFATIIVLTAAIIFDVNTYEWIAIILSIGLVITAEIINTAIENIADYLTTDKNEKIKKIKDLSAAAVLISAMTAFIIGLIVFLPKIKL, from the coding sequence ATGGAAGAAAAAAGATTTTCAATAGCAAAAAGGATAAAGAGTTTTGTATTTGCATTTAATGGTCTAAGAATTTTATTCAAAGAAGAACATAATTCGAGAATACATTTATTTGCGACAATCATTGTACTAACAGCAGCAATAATATTTGATGTAAATACTTATGAATGGATTGCCATAATCCTTTCAATTGGGTTGGTAATAACAGCTGAAATAATTAACACAGCCATTGAAAATATTGCAGATTATTTGACAACCGATAAAAATGAGAAAATTAAAAAAATTAAAGATTTATCTGCTGCCGCCGTGCTTATAAGCGCAATGACAGCGTTTATAATCGGACTAATTGTGTTTCTACCCAAAATTAAACTTTGA
- a CDS encoding sodium:proton antiporter, whose amino-acid sequence MDRIIHQLTSGFHIPLQNPVLIFSLILAIILLAPILLRKLNIPSIIGLIISGVIIGPYGLNILEKSSAVDLFSTIGLLYIMFIAGLELDLNEFKSNRFKSILFGVFTFVIPIAIGFPVIYFWFDYDLLPSMLISSMFATHTLVAYPIVSKLGLAKNRAVAVTVGGTILTDTGVLIALAVLTGAGEGNTGSDFWMQLGISITLFTLFMMLVVPLIAKWFFRKLESEKYSHYIFVLAVVFFAAFLAEAAGLEPIIGAFAAGLSLNKLIPPSSSLMNRIEFIGNSLFIPFFLISVGMLVNVSVLFSGYTAIVIAVVLSIVAITGKWVAAFLTQVIFKFSRAQRRLIFGLSSAHAAAILAVALVGKEAGLVDDTILNGIIILILITCVVSSFVTERASKKIILETGDQPLKAENGRHSEHILIPVTSIQKMEKLIDFVALIKDKKSVHPVSLLAVVPNDEDSESRIIKVRQDLEVCVKYAAATETRLNIAVTIDHHFLSGIVRKSREIMAETIVFPWPDSGILSDRKSDIRLENILEQIEKTVFICHINKPASSYKRLIIIAPPYSEKESDFGFWMGKTIQLASELKIEMVFFSNGTTRGAIANALILLKNHVSNELRPFENWDDFLILSRFIREDDIVLFIGSRKGSFSFNQQLESIPAKLEKYFSRNTRILFYPKQISSRSIIDSYGDITHEPLNIGLEAVQKIGKEIGNIFKKEE is encoded by the coding sequence ATGGACAGAATTATCCACCAACTAACATCCGGTTTTCATATTCCGCTCCAAAATCCGGTGCTGATTTTCTCGTTGATTCTGGCCATTATTCTGCTGGCGCCGATATTACTACGCAAGCTCAATATCCCCAGTATAATCGGTCTTATTATATCCGGTGTAATCATCGGGCCTTATGGTCTCAATATTTTAGAAAAAAGCTCGGCTGTTGATCTGTTTTCTACCATCGGACTTTTGTATATCATGTTTATTGCGGGACTGGAGCTCGATCTTAACGAATTCAAGTCAAATCGGTTCAAGAGTATTCTATTTGGAGTTTTCACATTTGTAATCCCCATCGCAATAGGGTTTCCGGTGATCTACTTTTGGTTTGACTATGACTTGCTCCCTTCGATGCTGATTTCAAGTATGTTTGCAACACACACGCTGGTCGCATATCCAATTGTAAGTAAACTTGGCTTGGCCAAAAACAGAGCAGTGGCGGTTACTGTTGGCGGGACAATTTTAACAGATACAGGAGTTCTGATTGCCCTGGCTGTGTTGACAGGAGCCGGAGAAGGCAATACCGGGAGTGATTTCTGGATGCAGTTGGGGATTTCGATTACTTTGTTTACCCTTTTCATGATGCTGGTTGTACCGCTCATTGCCAAATGGTTTTTCAGAAAACTGGAGAGTGAAAAATACTCGCATTATATTTTTGTATTAGCAGTTGTCTTTTTTGCGGCATTTCTTGCAGAAGCAGCAGGGCTTGAACCAATCATCGGTGCATTTGCAGCCGGACTGTCGCTAAATAAGCTCATACCGCCATCATCAAGTTTGATGAACAGGATTGAATTCATCGGGAACTCATTGTTTATTCCGTTTTTTCTTATATCGGTAGGAATGCTGGTGAATGTAAGCGTTCTGTTCTCTGGATATACCGCAATTGTAATTGCAGTTGTGCTTTCAATTGTAGCCATTACAGGCAAATGGGTTGCAGCATTTCTGACACAGGTGATTTTCAAATTCAGCCGGGCACAGCGCAGACTGATTTTTGGGCTCAGCAGTGCTCATGCAGCGGCCATTCTGGCTGTAGCACTTGTAGGAAAAGAGGCAGGGCTCGTTGATGACACTATTTTGAATGGGATCATTATTTTGATTTTAATAACCTGTGTTGTTTCATCGTTTGTGACTGAACGTGCTTCTAAAAAAATCATTCTCGAAACCGGTGATCAGCCTTTAAAAGCAGAAAACGGACGGCATTCAGAGCATATCCTGATTCCTGTTACATCCATTCAAAAAATGGAAAAACTCATTGATTTTGTTGCACTGATAAAAGATAAAAAATCTGTTCATCCAGTTTCTTTGCTTGCGGTGGTGCCCAACGATGAAGATTCTGAAAGTCGCATTATCAAGGTCCGGCAAGATCTTGAAGTATGTGTAAAATATGCAGCTGCCACGGAAACAAGACTGAATATAGCTGTAACAATTGATCATCATTTTTTAAGTGGAATTGTCAGGAAGTCGCGAGAAATTATGGCTGAAACCATCGTGTTTCCATGGCCTGACAGCGGGATCCTGTCTGACAGAAAATCAGACATTCGTCTTGAAAACATTCTGGAGCAAATCGAAAAAACGGTTTTCATCTGTCATATAAATAAGCCAGCGTCCTCCTATAAAAGACTAATAATTATTGCTCCACCCTACAGTGAAAAGGAAAGCGATTTTGGCTTCTGGATGGGGAAAACAATTCAGCTTGCCAGTGAATTAAAAATTGAGATGGTCTTCTTTTCAAACGGAACTACGCGAGGTGCCATTGCAAACGCGCTAATCTTGCTGAAAAATCACGTTTCAAACGAGTTACGACCATTTGAGAACTGGGATGATTTTCTCATTTTATCGCGCTTTATCCGCGAAGATGACATAGTTCTATTTATTGGTTCCAGGAAGGGATCGTTCTCTTTTAATCAACAGCTGGAATCTATTCCGGCAAAGCTTGAAAAATATTTTTCGCGCAACACCCGCATTCTCTTCTACCCAAAACAAATCAGCAGCCGTAGTATTATTGACAGCTATGGTGATATCACGCATGAGCCGCTGAATATTGGTCTCGAAGCTGTTCAGAAAATCGGAAAAGAGATTGGGAATATTTTTAAGAAAGAAGAATAA
- a CDS encoding DNA-binding protein: protein MNPYFASNLKFLRKRKNLTQDELAIALDMKRSTLSGYENQVAEPSLDDIVRFASFFHISIDSLLTTDFSIVSEFQIRQMEMGSDPYVRGSNLRVLATTVDAGNNENIELVEEKAKAGYKSGFADPEYIKVLPTFSLPFLSASKKYRTFQISGDSMLPIPDKAFVTGEFIQNWNLIRDRQAYIVLTLDDGIVFKVVENRIKAEGKLVMYSLNPMYQPYELNVAEIKEVWKFVHYISPELPEPVLPRNELQSTVAEMKRDLDKIKRQLGSGRQ from the coding sequence ATGAATCCGTATTTTGCATCCAACCTGAAATTTCTGCGCAAAAGAAAGAACCTGACTCAGGACGAGTTGGCCATTGCGCTCGACATGAAACGTTCGACGCTCAGTGGATACGAAAATCAAGTGGCAGAGCCAAGTCTCGACGATATTGTGCGCTTCGCTTCCTTTTTTCATATCTCTATCGACAGCTTGCTGACAACAGATTTCAGCATTGTTAGCGAGTTTCAGATACGTCAGATGGAAATGGGCTCTGATCCTTATGTGCGCGGCAGCAACCTCCGGGTGTTGGCCACTACAGTTGATGCAGGAAACAATGAAAACATCGAGCTGGTGGAAGAAAAAGCCAAAGCCGGCTACAAATCAGGGTTTGCCGATCCCGAATACATCAAGGTTTTACCAACTTTCTCACTGCCGTTTCTGAGCGCCAGCAAAAAATACAGAACATTTCAGATCAGTGGCGACAGTATGCTGCCAATCCCGGATAAAGCTTTTGTCACCGGCGAATTTATTCAGAACTGGAATCTGATCCGCGACCGGCAGGCATACATCGTACTAACACTCGATGATGGTATCGTTTTTAAAGTGGTCGAAAACCGCATCAAAGCTGAAGGCAAGCTGGTTATGTACTCCCTCAACCCAATGTATCAGCCCTACGAACTGAATGTGGCTGAGATAAAAGAAGTCTGGAAATTTGTGCATTATATCAGTCCTGAACTTCCTGAACCAGTTCTGCCACGCAATGAATTACAAAGCACAGTTGCAGAGATGAAGCGCGATCTCGACAAGATAAAACGGCAACTTGGATCAGGTCGTCAATAA
- a CDS encoding ribosome small subunit-dependent GTPase A: protein MKPEDYGYNETLEQFRKDNNLMEFSVARVIAEHKERYIIVSDQGECEAEITGNMRFSACGREDFPAVGDWVAATLYDSGSALIHKIFPRSSVIQRQAIGSEGDIQIIAANVDYALLVQGADRDFNINRLERYLTICYNSAIKPIVVITKTDLFDENHISELTKNIVQRIGDIPVCAVSSDTQQGYDELKKFLQKGKTYCMLGSSGAGKSTLLNHLTGVETMKTSTLSDSTNKGRHTTTHREMFVLPNGALMIDNPGMKEVGIANASAGLEATFDEIVQLAKQCRFKDCTHTSESGCAVVAAVENGDIDPAALENFLKLEKEKEHYESTEAERKKKDKDFGKMLKNYKKGKYKDNY from the coding sequence ATGAAACCGGAAGATTACGGTTATAACGAAACACTGGAGCAATTCAGAAAAGACAACAACCTGATGGAATTCAGCGTGGCGCGCGTGATTGCGGAACATAAGGAAAGATATATTATTGTATCTGACCAAGGTGAATGCGAAGCCGAAATCACAGGCAATATGCGCTTTTCGGCCTGTGGCCGCGAAGACTTCCCTGCAGTTGGAGACTGGGTTGCAGCCACCCTTTACGATTCGGGCTCAGCGCTGATTCATAAAATATTTCCACGCTCTTCAGTCATTCAACGTCAGGCTATTGGCTCTGAAGGCGACATTCAGATTATTGCCGCCAATGTTGATTATGCATTGCTGGTTCAGGGCGCCGATCGTGATTTCAATATTAATAGACTCGAACGGTATCTTACCATCTGCTACAACTCAGCGATAAAGCCAATTGTGGTGATTACTAAAACTGATCTCTTTGATGAAAACCATATTTCAGAACTGACCAAGAACATTGTTCAACGCATCGGGGATATTCCAGTTTGCGCGGTCAGCAGCGATACTCAACAAGGTTATGATGAGCTAAAAAAGTTTTTGCAAAAAGGCAAAACCTATTGCATGCTGGGCTCGTCGGGCGCCGGAAAATCGACTTTACTTAATCATCTCACTGGCGTTGAAACAATGAAAACAAGTACCCTGAGCGACAGTACAAATAAAGGCCGCCATACCACCACGCACCGCGAAATGTTTGTGCTGCCAAATGGGGCATTGATGATTGATAATCCGGGCATGAAGGAAGTAGGCATAGCCAACGCGTCGGCCGGACTGGAAGCCACTTTTGATGAAATTGTCCAATTGGCTAAGCAATGCCGGTTCAAGGATTGCACCCACACCAGTGAGAGCGGATGTGCTGTTGTTGCCGCTGTTGAAAACGGGGACATCGATCCGGCTGCGCTTGAAAATTTCCTAAAACTCGAAAAAGAAAAAGAACATTACGAATCGACCGAAGCAGAGCGAAAAAAGAAAGACAAGGACTTCGGAAAAATGTTGAAAAATTACAAGAAGGGGAAATACAAGGATAATTATTAG
- a CDS encoding DEAD/DEAH box helicase: MEFIETNLSQPLLLAVEELGFKTLTPIQEKTIKLILENSHDMIGLAETGTGKTAAFGLPLLEKTDIADKSVQTIILSPTRELCMQIAKDLENYAKFMQGVHITAVYGGASIDTQISKLKRGSHIIVGTPGRTVDLIKRRALKLNNVRYLVLDEADEMLNMGFKEDLDFILEQTPAEKQTLLFSATMPREIRNIAETYMNSPEEVSVGKRNMGAENVSHQFYVTHAKDRYVALKRIVDINPKIYGIIFCRTRTETKEVADKLIQDGYNADALHGDLSQSQRDFVMNRFRIKHLQLLIATDVAARGLDVDNLTHVINYNLPDELEAYIHRSGRTGRAGRKGVSISLLHTRETRKVRDLERMVGKQFERKMVPSGFDVCEKQLFNFVDRVENIEVDEKQIEQYLAPIYKKLDWLQRDDLIKHFVSVEFNRFLEYYKNAPDLNANVDMSRDGKFGRDSRDSRDGRDRRDSRDSRDGRDRRDSRDDRGPRDDRGPRDDRGPREDRPKRDRSMAYSRFFINVGEKDGLSVPRMIGLINDYCRRRDIPIGKIDVLRKFSFFEVDTQFESHVLSSFASSDFNGTPLEVTLSKPDTHGSTDSAKPAYSGKKKSFGDDKPWTKDKKASTTKRRRV, encoded by the coding sequence ATGGAATTTATCGAAACAAACCTGAGTCAGCCCCTGCTGTTAGCAGTAGAGGAATTGGGTTTTAAAACACTGACTCCAATTCAGGAAAAAACAATTAAACTGATTCTTGAAAACAGCCATGATATGATCGGGCTGGCCGAGACCGGAACCGGAAAAACGGCAGCATTCGGATTACCATTACTCGAAAAAACCGATATTGCTGATAAATCAGTTCAAACCATCATCCTGAGCCCGACTCGTGAGCTTTGTATGCAGATAGCCAAAGACCTTGAGAACTATGCGAAGTTTATGCAAGGTGTTCACATCACTGCGGTGTATGGTGGTGCAAGCATTGACACACAGATTTCTAAACTGAAAAGAGGCTCCCACATTATCGTTGGTACGCCTGGAAGAACTGTCGACCTGATAAAAAGAAGAGCGCTAAAACTCAACAATGTCCGCTATCTCGTTCTCGACGAGGCCGATGAAATGCTGAACATGGGCTTCAAGGAAGATCTCGATTTCATTCTGGAACAAACACCCGCTGAAAAGCAAACCTTATTGTTTTCGGCAACCATGCCACGCGAAATCCGCAATATTGCTGAGACCTACATGAACAGTCCGGAGGAAGTTTCGGTGGGAAAAAGAAATATGGGCGCTGAAAATGTATCGCATCAGTTTTATGTAACACATGCCAAAGACAGATATGTAGCGCTTAAGCGTATAGTTGACATCAATCCAAAAATTTACGGAATCATTTTCTGCCGCACCCGTACCGAAACGAAAGAAGTGGCCGATAAACTGATTCAGGATGGATATAATGCGGATGCTCTGCACGGTGATCTTTCACAGTCGCAGCGCGATTTTGTAATGAACCGTTTCAGAATAAAACATCTTCAGTTGCTCATTGCTACTGACGTTGCTGCACGCGGACTCGATGTGGACAATCTGACACACGTAATCAACTACAATCTTCCGGATGAGCTCGAAGCTTACATTCACCGCAGCGGCCGTACCGGACGTGCAGGTCGTAAAGGGGTTTCCATATCATTGCTTCACACACGCGAAACCCGCAAGGTGAGAGATCTTGAGCGTATGGTTGGAAAGCAGTTTGAACGCAAAATGGTTCCCAGTGGATTTGATGTCTGCGAAAAACAGCTGTTCAATTTTGTTGACCGTGTTGAAAATATTGAAGTAGATGAAAAACAGATTGAGCAATATCTGGCCCCGATTTACAAAAAACTCGACTGGCTCCAAAGAGATGATTTGATCAAGCATTTTGTTTCAGTTGAATTTAACCGCTTTCTTGAATATTACAAAAACGCACCGGATCTCAATGCCAATGTTGACATGTCGAGAGACGGAAAATTCGGACGCGATAGCCGCGATAGCCGCGACGGACGTGACCGCAGAGATAGCCGTGACAGCCGCGATGGCCGCGATCGCAGAGACAGCCGCGATGACAGAGGTCCACGCGACGACAGAGGTCCCCGTGATGACAGAGGTCCGCGTGAAGACAGGCCTAAAAGAGATCGTTCAATGGCGTATAGCCGTTTCTTTATAAATGTCGGCGAGAAAGACGGACTCTCAGTTCCACGCATGATTGGTCTTATCAATGATTATTGCCGTCGTCGTGATATTCCCATCGGGAAAATTGACGTTCTGCGAAAATTCTCATTCTTCGAAGTTGACACACAATTCGAAAGTCATGTGTTGAGTTCATTTGCCAGTTCCGATTTCAATGGAACACCCCTTGAGGTGACCCTTTCGAAACCTGACACACATGGTTCAACTGACAGTGCCAAGCCAGCTTACAGTGGAAAGAAAAAATCTTTCGGCGACGATAAGCCATGGACGAAAGACAAGAAAGCGAGCACCACAAAAAGGCGCCGGGTTTAA
- a CDS encoding TIGR01777 family protein, with protein sequence MDTSFNKKIFIAGGNGFIGQALSKELQSAGYHVTVLSRSQYQNNPTELSKIIEGGFAVINLAGATINKRWTAKYKAEIVNSRVLSAITIAKAISLCKLPPERFISTSAIGIYDTVHVHNEQSVFFANDFLAEVCSSWEAAAGNVPATTKRTIIRLAVVLGMNGGLLKKLKPLFALCLGSHMGSGKQPFPFIHICDVCSAILHILSQEMPSKIYNLVSPKMISNKQFTNAFAKALHRPAILAVPAFILKFMLGKRSSLVLEGQKAIPANLQQDGFVFRYADVTDASFWVK encoded by the coding sequence ATGGATACCTCGTTCAATAAAAAAATCTTTATTGCCGGTGGCAACGGGTTTATTGGTCAAGCACTCTCAAAAGAATTGCAATCGGCTGGCTATCACGTTACCGTGCTTTCGCGCTCGCAATATCAAAATAATCCGACTGAACTTTCGAAAATAATTGAAGGGGGTTTTGCCGTAATCAATCTGGCCGGAGCTACAATCAACAAGCGGTGGACCGCAAAATACAAAGCCGAAATTGTGAATAGCCGAGTACTTTCAGCCATAACAATTGCTAAAGCCATATCACTCTGCAAACTGCCACCTGAGCGCTTTATCAGCACTTCAGCTATAGGAATTTACGATACCGTTCATGTACACAATGAGCAAAGTGTTTTCTTCGCAAACGATTTTCTTGCAGAGGTCTGCTCAAGCTGGGAAGCTGCTGCAGGCAATGTTCCAGCGACTACAAAACGTACTATTATAAGATTAGCGGTGGTACTTGGAATGAATGGAGGCTTGCTGAAAAAGCTGAAACCATTATTTGCGCTATGTCTTGGAAGTCATATGGGAAGCGGCAAACAGCCATTTCCATTCATTCATATTTGTGATGTTTGTAGCGCCATTCTTCATATACTCTCGCAAGAAATGCCATCCAAAATATACAATCTGGTATCACCAAAAATGATTAGCAATAAGCAATTCACAAACGCATTTGCAAAAGCATTACACCGGCCTGCAATCCTTGCTGTGCCAGCTTTCATATTAAAATTTATGCTCGGCAAAAGATCGTCGTTGGTACTCGAAGGCCAAAAAGCAATCCCTGCAAACCTGCAGCAGGATGGTTTTGTATTCCGTTATGCAGATGTGACTGATGCTAGCTTCTGGGTAAAATAA
- a CDS encoding lipoprotein ABC transporter ATP-binding protein gives MSIEIKDIRKSFGHLQVLKGIDLTIQKNEIISILGASGAGKTTLLHIMGTLDKPDSGQILYDGIDVFSLGERKLNNFRNKHIGFVFQFHHLLPEFTALENVCIPAYIGGMNKNVAAEKAEKLLITLGLQDRMTHKPSALSGGEQQRVAVARALINDPDVILADEPSGNLDSDHARELHELFLKLRNEMNQTFVIITHNPDLAQLSDRQIHMRDGYLVQ, from the coding sequence ATGTCGATAGAAATAAAAGATATCCGGAAATCATTTGGACATTTGCAGGTGCTGAAAGGCATTGACTTGACCATTCAGAAAAATGAAATCATTTCCATTCTCGGCGCATCCGGAGCCGGAAAAACGACATTGCTGCACATCATGGGAACACTCGATAAACCCGACAGTGGCCAGATTCTTTACGATGGCATCGATGTATTCTCGCTGGGAGAGCGCAAACTCAATAACTTTCGCAATAAACATATTGGTTTTGTTTTTCAGTTTCATCATTTGTTACCTGAATTTACAGCACTCGAAAATGTTTGTATTCCTGCATATATTGGAGGAATGAATAAAAATGTGGCGGCTGAAAAAGCTGAAAAACTTTTAATTACACTGGGACTTCAGGATCGGATGACACATAAACCATCCGCATTGTCAGGCGGTGAGCAGCAAAGAGTAGCCGTAGCACGCGCTCTAATCAATGATCCAGATGTAATACTGGCCGATGAGCCCAGCGGCAACCTCGATTCAGACCATGCCCGCGAATTGCACGAGTTGTTTCTGAAACTGCGAAATGAAATGAATCAGACTTTTGTGATAATTACTCACAATCCAGATTTGGCGCAGCTTTCCGACCGTCAGATTCATATGCGCGATGGATACCTCGTTCAATAA
- a CDS encoding transposase, producing MDRFSQILYQVVFGPRLRVPVITAPNREVFHKYLATVLRNKKCFVYAINGTADHVHVLFSLHPSVSLSDLIKDMKLSTSSFIRTKKLFPMFDGWQEGYGAFTYTYSAKENLIRYVSNQQEHHKKISFYEELKNLLIENEIDFDERYLI from the coding sequence ATGGACAGATTTTCTCAAATTCTCTATCAGGTCGTATTTGGACCCAGACTAAGAGTGCCGGTCATAACAGCTCCAAACCGGGAGGTTTTTCATAAATATCTCGCTACGGTATTGCGAAATAAAAAATGTTTTGTGTATGCAATCAACGGTACAGCAGATCATGTGCACGTTTTATTTTCGTTGCATCCATCGGTCTCTTTATCGGACTTGATAAAGGATATGAAATTGTCAACATCATCATTTATCCGCACAAAAAAATTGTTCCCCATGTTTGATGGATGGCAGGAAGGGTATGGTGCATTTACTTATACATATTCAGCAAAAGAAAATCTAATCAGATATGTTTCAAATCAACAGGAACACCATAAGAAAATTAGCTTTTATGAGGAGCTGAAAAATCTCCTGATTGAAAATGAAATTGATTTTGATGAGCGGTATTTGATTTAA